The Vigna unguiculata cultivar IT97K-499-35 chromosome 11, ASM411807v1, whole genome shotgun sequence genomic sequence TCCGACAACAGCACTCTCTCCCACAACAACGTTGTTCCCGTTTCCAGAAAACGCTCCAGAGATTCCATCCACGACAACAATTTCCCTTTCCATTCGTACCCTCAGAAGAAAACCGATTCTTTCTCCTTCCTTGGCGAAGACATTTCCTCTCACATCCACCGTCAACAACTCGACCTCGATGCCCTCGTCTCCCAACACGTAATTCTCTTACCCTTCTCTGATTTCATCgaaatttcgttttttttttcctacacAAATCATCCTTTTGTCATTACTTTCCCGAGTTTTTTCATCTGGGTTTTGTTTAATCAGTCGCCATTTTCATCCCCTCAACTTCTTCTCCGAATTTGCCAAACACAAGGCTCTCAatgcttttcacaaaaattaacaGTGCAAAACACTACTTTTTTAATCCATCAGTAATGATCTTAGCATGGTTCTTAATTGTAATAATGCATATCTTCGATATTGGTTACTTTTTTTTCTGGGTCTTgtaattttgaagtttttttttttactgtgaGAGTATTTGATTTAGTGAATGAGTTGCATTAACTGATGTGATTTCCAATGTCTGCAGATGGAGAAGGTTAGGATGGAGttagaagaaaagagaaagcgGCAAGCTAGAAGATTGATGGAGAGCATTGAGGTGGAAATGGCGAAGAGACTGAGAGCGAAAGAAGAAGAGATTTTGAAGATAGAAAAATTGAATTGGGTTTTGGAAGAGAAAGTGAGGTCACTGAGCATCGAGAATCAGTTATGGCGCGACCTGGCTCAGACCAACGAGGCCACCGCCAATGCCCTCCGCACCAATCTCGAGCAGGTCCTAGCGCAGGTAGCAGCGCCACCGCACACGGCGGATGAAGATGCGGAGTCTTGCTGCGGGAGCAGCGACGAGGGGTGGCGTACGTTAGCCACCGGGGCGCAAGACAAGGAGAAAGAAGGGTGCAGcgaagtaaaagaaaatattattattgttaataataataataataatgaaaaaaacaattataacgATAATGAAAAAAGCGGTGGGAAGAGATTGTGCAGAAAGTGTGAGAAAGAGGAATCGTGCGTGCTAATCTTACCGTGCAGGCACCTATGTGTCTGCACAGGTTGCGGGTCTAGTTTAGACTCTTGTCCTGTTTGTAAATCCTTCAAAAATGCCAGTGTTCATGTAAACATGacattataattatatcattaatttctcaaaatggaatcagaaaagaaaaagattaattttgaatttcatctattttttattttatgaaattttttggcTTTGTTTCGAGTGAGAATGAACGGGTGTGGTGAGTCACGAGATTTGGATGAGAAGACACGACACGGAGTGGAGAGACATGGAATCTTAAAAGTCATGATTAAAAATGAGGATTTAGATTATGAGTTGAAATATCTTAGATTATGAGAGAGAAGGGTAAAAGAGTAAAAACGCGAAGGAAGAGTGCGGGACCCAGGGCGCACCTACCCGACAGCTACTGATAGTACCCCAATAGAGAAACTAGGTAGTGAGCGTGAAAGTGGCGCGTGGAGTCAACGAGTATGTGAAAGCGAAAGGTGTGCGGCAAAATCTGACACGTAGGACGCGCGCAAATGTCGCTGTTGGATGAAGAGTGGCTGCAACAGcaatttctctctcttctcttatgCGCGACCAGAGTGTTGGGGACCCACGCACCTGGGGCCAAAAGCCTAAGCGCAAAACGACACCGGAACTGGTTGTTGggcaaaaaaataataagataaataaataatatttattttagaaaaaaataagtaaaaggaCGCAGGAGTGTCTGGGAATCTGCGAAGGGTAATTATTGTGAAAGCAATGCATGATTCGGAATAGGTGCAGAAAACGACGGCGTTTTCCTGGTGCATcgtttttatataaataattaatttattattattactgtgtGTGGGTAGAAATAGGATAGGGTGGTTGGGATTTCACGGCACCCAGTTAAAATAAGGTAAGGGCTGTGATGGCAGATTGAGTGGTCTGTGTTGTTattattacttttctttttttttcatctctctgTGTCTCTCTGCTCTGACTCATTCCGAATTTCTAAGTTTCCACCTCACCTccaacaaaacatcaaataaacacTAAAAAATACTGCAACGTTTCATTGTACTGTGTGCTACTAACCACTGCCTTACATTTAAGTGTTTCAGAACtacttttatcacttttatttttatgtattttttcaaGTGATGtaatttaagtttaacttaattctatacaataatatataacataaggtttgtttcatatttatacgttaatttatatttctacGTTGTAAGtttgttttattatctattgacgtgatgatatatttttaataaatattttggatgttaaaacttttatacaaatatataaactGTTTACagatgttaaatatataaaatatattaaaagtaaagaaaattataaattattcattatttttatatatgtaaaaaaattgtgggacataaattttctttaacttctcaacaaatatttgatattaatatatCGACAGAGAcatcataataaatttaataaataataaaattttcaaatatcgaATGTTTTTACATGATTTAAAGTTTAAACTTTATTGTAAAGACTCAATAAGAAGTTCTTTTTGCTTTCACTCTTCAATGATGTTTCTAAATTTAGGTAGGATAAAACTGATTCAAGAGTAAAACGAGTAGTACATTTATTTTAAGTCTTTaaagaaaaatctcattttttttataattaatgtttttttaaaattaattataaaattatgtttaagaaaaaaaatgtataattaatataattctattaaattaattataagtttatgtttgagaataaaatttaatttaattattattagtgtctattaatttttattgatgttaaaaatgataagtaattagttaaaacttttatttagtaaattataattttgtttactatAAAGAGAATATTAgttatctttattctcttataatagATCAGGATTATATTTTCTtcctttatctttttatatctttgtgacttcttttatcttttttactttcttctcttctaagaATAACTCTTTTAGGATTTTGACATATTATTGAATCTCGTATTGTCCGTGTATACCAATTTTTCCATCCTCATCTTTGattagtatattttttctttctatttgtgttgctattgtttttattctattttgaatttgtattagaattaaaaatgagtttttctttgtccagttttgttttttggtaTGTTTCGATTAACGAGTTTTGAGTGTTTTTATGTGTATAACTTGACGATGAATTGTAATTTTTCTACAAAGCTATTAATTAGATTAGGATTTAGTCTTTTGGTAGATAATCGAATAATTGGAGCATAATTCAAATTTGAGTTTTTCGtagaaaaacaattcaaatttagGAAAAGAAGGCTTACGAGTTTAAaaagaacaatattttttaaattatttttattaatgattaatcttaaaataaactctGCAGGTTTGtgaaaaaggagaaagagaTATAAAACTCCAAGATACTACAAGTCTACTAACTTACTCTCTTGACAACTAGAAATCGACTTTATTGTTTTAACTCATTcgttttatatacttattttagtagtgtttttttatatatattataattttttatttcacattaaatataaaaatatgtcaactagaaaatttaaaattcagaagaagagaagaattgAGGTTTTAATTGCATTACAAAAAGGAACTatgactaaatttataaaaatagataaaaaaatgaattaaaaaatatagatcGATTAACAATGTCTCTTCAGAAAATTAAATGGATTAaccttattatatattaaatgaaattaattatgacaatttaataaataattttacataatacaaattcaaaaaataaattttaaataaaagactatttttttttttaaatttgttttaggtCTCAACCTCTTGAGCCATCCTTAGATAGGAGGTatacctaaaaaaaaaaacactttggAGCACAAGCCAGGGTGTGCATCTGAGAAcaatatcaatattataataatgaatacataattaaCTAACCTATGAATAATGCTTTAAGTTTATGAGCTCTTACCTGATTGATATAAAAATCATagataattatcataattaatctAGTTAATAATGCTAATAATATGCTTTAACTCTTAATCTCTCCTTAATGCAATAAGGCCAATGTGATATTAATTATCACAGGGCGAAATAATATCTACAGGTATTAATGATTGTCCAAGATGATCCAAGACAAGTATGGACTGAGGTATTCTTAGCCATATATGTAACACAGTCATCTAGATCATTATGAGTCCAGATCCATATATTATATAGTTTGATATCCATCTCAAATACATACAATACAACAGAGTAACACGATACAtctaataaatacaaaatatctttaaaattaatttaaaataaattttgatatcatattaaaaaataaaatttaactttataaaacaaaaagttgattttcatcaaaattatgtAACAAATAACGTACACTCAttcaacaattttaatatattttcttttaagttttatataacaatttaattattatattaatacttataatgtttttctatttttttaagattttcttcttgattctaaaattttaaaatgatatgtaCTATAtgtgtattttgattttttttttatttctaaaaatattttagaggtGCAAGTAAATAATTCGAAACCAAATGATGAAAAGAATATAATCACGTAAAGAAAAGATAAGGATAATGTTGGAAGAGGATAATTAccattataaaattgaataaataaataaaattaaaattatgacgGATTcgtcaatttattttttttaaagtcttTTAAATAGGAGTTTCTATCGTCTAGATTCTCCCCCTTTtgaaaattaatgttattttttaaaccttTGTTTGGAttacttttagaaaaaatagtgTGAAAAAATATgcctttgatttttttttttaaattaaagagaaTATATACACGgaattataaataattcaacaatgtgataaaatagaaaacaattaaaatattatctattgTAAAATAAGTTCCTAATGAAAATACCAccatttaagttaattaattttattttaaacatgttaacatcattataatattttaaatgataaacttatatttatgtaactcgtataaaataattttaaatagataaaaaaaattataaaattttaaaaaaagttataaattaataaaaaattaatattgtataaatgaaaattagtttgttttttttttttacttttacttcgaaataatatgtaaatgtaaattaataaaacattaataaattgacaaaaagtaattaatgctatcaatttatgtttaaataataaaagaataataatattttgacctatttttttatcaactttttttatttattattaatttattattttaatcacttttaaattatttattttgatatttttagtaATATAACGTGAACTGATATAAGGAAGAAATAGTTACACTTTTACTtggaacaaaatataaatgatgtTTTCTTGACTTGTCTTTCAAAGTAAAgattgtttataatttaataacgTATTTTATCTACACTTCTGtatgaaaatttttttttaggcttaaatatttttttatccttattttcgtagtgtttgttatgggttgaaaattttattgTGACTATCATCGACTAttgtaaaataaacaattcaaaaaatcgaaTAAAAGAAGATATTCAACTAAAGcaaatagaaaattcaaatagaaattcaagtatcataatgttttatttatgtacAAATCACATCAATTACTAGTTGTACTGTGTGttgtaaataaaatagacatgaacctttttttttatttgaccaaAAGACAAGGCTTCTGTATAGAGGTTCTTCTTTATCATGAGAGTCTATTTtgacaaatcaataaaatattgaattgattgaattcttcattaaataagaattttattattattatgaattattgaattcatttaatgaattctaaaagaaatgagttgaacttcattttactaagaattcaattttgtaatatttcctcattttgacagaatgtttaaaatggtcctcatttgtatcgaatgtttaaaatggtcctcattttcgcaattcgtgttttatttggtcattttctgtaatgccgtttaaatcattaacggaacattgtacaggtggcacagtttgtattagggtgtgttatgtgtactgtacatatgactaattaacgttaattcttcaatttaggggaaattttgcaattaggaaaatttcttcgtcttcgtctttcttgagctcggatttgcaagagaagcagctaatacttgtcatttcatcattggattacAGAGGTATAACAATAAGGTATCTGTAAGCATcaatatttaactctttaatcCTTAACATCACTCTTTCCCAAACTGCTGGGTGTGTGCTCCTAGCAGCCTTCCACagtatgtttaattttttgccAGAGAATCTTTTATTTGCATACAGATGCCTCATGCAAAATATTAGCTACAACGACAATCCAATGATGGAATGACAAGTATTAGttgcttcctctgcaaatccgagttcaagaaagacgaagatgaagagaTTTcgctaattgcaaaatttcccctaaattaaaaaaattaacgttaattagcaaTATGTACAGTACACATAACAAACCCTAATACAAACTGTaccacatgtacaatgctctgtcaatgatttaaacagcgttacagaaaaggaccaaataaaacataaattgcaaaaatgaggaccattttaaacattcggtaaaaaatgaggaccatccgcaacaaacactacgaaaatgaagaccaaaaaggtatttaaaccttttttttatgttcatatttattttttaaatttaacctttaaatatttgtttttaaataaattaatatataaatttcctAGTACTTTGATAATATATGTATTTCTTACACATCATTTATCTCGTCTCGTCTATTGgttaatatgatcaaaattCAATCTATAAGGAAGTATTTGACAAAAATTGCTTTAAATCGGTTTTGTCTATCTTTTATCTTTCATAAGCACATAATCAATCATGTTAAATTCATAATCAATTTATCTTCAACCAAAACTAGTTTTTTATTGGTCTCACAAATATTCAATTGTTTGAAGCAgtattaaattatattgttcaaaatgttttctcttttgtttcacatttaattaattattttgataaaaaaagttttcatatatatatatatatatatatatatatatatatatatatatatattacaaataattgaTTACGTTTAAAAGTAACTTATTTTAAatggtttttttaaaaaaaaatagtcttcTAAAGAAAGTTTCTTGAAATATTATTCACCAAGACCGTATTCTTATGAAAGTATTTACTATTTAGAGATGATGGGAAACGATGATTCTAAAGAGTTTTTGTGTTCTTTTTTGTAGATTTGAAAGCGAAGGATGACACTAATTTAAGGCACCCCTCCCTGCATCACATCCCGCTAGCATGGTGAGATTGGAGAGTGATTGAGATAATTTTATGCTTATGCCCTCGTTATTTCAGCTCTAGCAGGTGAGTTTCTTCCATACCACTCTCAtcccttttttatttctttctcttcctttgAATATTCATTGGGACTTGCTACCTTTCCACCACTGTTGGTTGTTGAGAAGAGGGATGGTGGCGACGATAGTAGCACGATGGAGGGTTGACGGAGTGGATCTGTGCATATCTTTTCTTTGGAACCGAATATGTTTTTGTGGGTATTTAATGGAATCTGTTCCCTTTTTGTTGGATTGGATTCCAACTTTATCAAGCACATGCATGGTTTCGTTTTAATCGGTTCCATTTTCAAGTAACCTATTCCATTCCCATTTGTGgtgtttttgtaaattaatattaaattttttaaataaaatatattttaatattatttcttttcaaattaataaatattgttaacatttttatttatgataataatatatcaaaaactaattacaacttatctaaatatcattttattatacttttttaacatCAAGGATAATTaggttattttacatattcatctattaaatttaattttttattagtcacATCGGTCAATTTCTTcacaaacttttataaaaactattCTCAAATCCACTCCACTATCATCCTCAAATCCttaaaaaagaacaacataaaCCTCACATTTTAATCAACTCAAATGAATCCTCTCACTCTCCCTCAAATCATCACTCACATAATAACACACCATAAGATTGTGTTCTTATGGATAGATGGACTTGGGGAGAGTGTGAAAATCGATTTGTGTAAATTTATGTGCATGaatatgtgaatttttttatgtggaTTTAGAAGGTAAAGTAAGTGAGTTtgaagataatttttataaaaattagtgagtgatttgagtgatgtgatagataaaataaaaagttataatagataaaatttgataattactaaaatagccttaatatataaacatattaaataatttttagattagttaataagtaatattattattattattatatatatatatatatataatattaataatttattagacatatattattaattattatattatatatatatattattataaatatatgttattaattttaataattattatacatataatatattatttattattattattattttattatatatatatatatatatatatatatatatatatatatatatataaaataaaataataataataatagataaaaaaattaataataataatcaaaataataataataattgtatataattattaataatatatattttaattataatttaagaataatatattttgtaattattaatatttgaaacattatgaaaaaagaaattattttagtatggttaaaatagtaaaatcatatgttatttttgtaaatcttCGCATTTTACACTactaaaaagattatatttcctgccaattttgttttgaaatgtttttcgtaggaaatacttacaaatttttgttgtgaaaaaaaaattgcaataaattgctgtcaatttttttgcaaaatattttttataaaacacttttcgtaacaaattttgtaggaaatatttgcaaattttataattttgtagaaaataattactcatgaaagaattatctgtcaattaaaattcttgaaaaaaatgacaaaaaagagttatttcttgcaaaaaatttttaacaaatttgtaaaaaaaatatcatgtaatatgagaatttataGTAATGTTAGCATGGATGAAGATTTTATACAATCTTGCAAATCCGTCTctgcatatatttttaaattactgtAAAGGAACACGAAAAGCAACAACAATTCATCAGTGTAAATTAGTGGATTTGTAAAATCTGGTCAAAGGAACACTACATAAGTGTTGAGAAAGATTTGCTCAAGATCAATCAAAGAGTTTGATTACGCTATAAGTTGTGTGTTGTAaatcttttagaaattatttgCCCCTCTGGctgatgttttttatttttattttttattttagcaaATTGTTATACACCAGTGTGGTAGTGTGGTGTGTTTGTAAATAATTGAATGTTTTCACTAcctattaattttttcttgaaggGTGTTTTAAGAAGTGTCATGTAATTCTTATTTTAGTTACACATCTTGTATAGTAATGAGATAATTCAagaatttaggaaaaaaaattgttaagattATCTTGATTAATTTTGATGTAGATGTTTTAATAATACAACCaatataaaagtttgtatgttcttatattttcatcttaatcataatatttcattcttCTTTGATTCATTGAAGCTTTTATCATTgtctatttttattctttgtgtcAAAGTTTTCAAGAAGTTTTTAAATCACaaaagactatttttttttaaccaatgCATCCTCCTTCTAAgttataatttaattcataCTAATTAAGATAGTAaaatttaagtctaattcaatctCACCAAATTGACTTCATAGTGAAGTTTTCACCTAATAGTAAGTAACACAACAAGTCCACCTAGTCTTGATTTAAATAGACCATGACTTTAATTCAATTAAACCTGACTCAATTTTATACAACTGACTCAATAAAGTGATTATCCCTTACTGGTATAGTATACTAATACACTCCCTCATATTGATGACATccactataaaaatataatttgaaaaccaaCTAATATCCATTAGGATAAACTCTTAATGATTCTGTTACCATATTAAGTTGAGAAAATTTAAACCTAATTTAACCTCACATCAAAATCAcattagtcaaataaaatttacattcatctatatattataatttggttaTACATTTAACTCTAtctctaaaaatattttgttttacaaccaataattttttcttttacattattagtatataataatagaatcatttagttattatatatatatatatatatatatatatatttattattaattaaattaggtGAAATTGAGAAGTGAATAtatgagaaataatttatttatttagcaTGAGATTTTGTAATTAATGATGTAGCAAAAAGAGTGTGATGGGGCAAAAGAAATTTATAgacagataaaaaaaagaaggaaaggCATGTGTTTATTGATTTGATTCACTTGAGAGGGTCCCACACAGAGTTTAGAAAAAAGGACAACACAAAATAATAGGGATTTTGTTTGTGTGGGAAAGGATCTTGGACACTCCTGTGGAGCCCACAGGATCAGGACCATCTGTCCCTTTATCACCGGCATGCCCTCCACATCACGTGAATCTGATTCCACCCTTCACCATATCAATGCTTCAAAATACACTATAATTAATTTGGTTGGTTATAAGATTGATTAAACTTTAAAcacgaatattttttattttcagtttctaaattatttttgtacaatttttttataaatatgcatTAATTTGATCATGATAATacatataagtataaatattgtATTAGCATATTTATTAACCAATATTGAAtatcaaaatcatttttatatagtCAGAATGAATATTTTTGCACAATCAATCTATTTCTATCTGAGTGTGGggaaaagtaagaaaacaaCTTATTTATTATGCTTTCAAGAAGATAATGCAACATacttttttagaaatttttcttttcttaattttaatttacacaaGTAAACACCtacatgatataaaaaaaatacaattactGGTTGAACAAATTATTTTGACATCCTTAATATAGTCGATTTTCTTTTAtcctataaaatatattttagttttttccttcaaataaattgtaacaTTTGGTACATAAAGGTATTTAatgcattttttataattaaaattatatacatattttcaaaactataaCTACACTACTATTAGAATATTAGAATTTTCTTCATATAAATTAGAAAACACGTGTCTCTCTCAATTTAATAAAGAAGATAAGAGGACATGTAATTTATGTCATAATaacttatattaatattaataggaAGAGTATCCTATCACAATAGAAAATGGGTAGGGTAATAGATTGATTTTTCCTTCACAATTAATGTGAGTAGGGCCATTAATCTGTAATATTGATTTTTCTAGGTTTTATTAGGGTTTGATGAAGAAGAAGCagattttgtttcttctttgaaattgtgTGTGCCACACCACCCACTACTTCCTATAGGGGTCACGCTCTGCCCATGAAATTGACTAATTATTCCTTTTCCATTTTCAATTATAGGCAATGGTGGAAGCATTTGATTGGACGCAACTCCACCATTGCTTAAGGGTGAAAATATTGACTCATTCAATTATCATCATGCACCCAAATGCATGATCTTCCATCACTTTAATCTATTTCTAGTACCATCAACATGCCGTGTGGAATTTGAATGCCCTAATTTTACACACAAATCAAAGTTCAAGAATGTTCAAACAATTAATCAATCACTTGTGTTTTTTTGCATATTTTAACTTGTTGCATGTACTTTGTAATTGAGAGAGATGTCTCAATATTAGGTCAAATCTTTGTTTGTTTTCTAATGACCTATAAAGAGTGCATTGAAATAGTAGGTGAGTAAAAATACACAtagacctttttttttctttccttccacCCATCATTCATGTCTCTCTCTAGGTAAAAGAAAGTGTCACTTAGCACTTGAGTGTTTATGGATGATTATTCAAAAATTGCTTTTTATTTGGGGGACTTGTTTGGTACATGTGTAATAAATGATTGTCAcaatttctcttttctcttttgtttcttttttcttgagGTGGTGATAAGTTGCTTCTCATGTTATTGATCACCCAATTTGGTTATAATGATTTTTAaccaaattcattttatttgatttataattttaatcattctttatctataattttagtaaaattgttttttcataaacaaattttGTCATCTGTGCAAAATTTGTGCAATTTAGTTAAATAAGAAATGATTCCTTATTACTAAGATACTCTTTTAAATTTGGTTTATATGAAACCAAATTTAGAGTGATCAacatttgtcaaaaaaaaaaaaatcaagacatCTCAAGACTATGCCAAATGGATcatataaacatttatttttgtctCCTATACctaaaacacatattttttattgaaatcacCATTCCTAATGATATACTTTATTAATTCTTATACTAACTCCAACTATGGTTGAGAATAGTTGAATAAGTAATAggaatctattatatatataatgatatggAAGTGTAACTTTCAAGTGAGAAGAATGGTTGAGTTAACACCAAATGAGTACAATCCCTTATATAGTGCATCCAAATTGATGAATGGGACCCTTTGGGTATCCTCATCGGatagaagaaaaagagattGTGATGATGCAACGATTAATTTAAGAAAGTAACAATAGAGACATCATTTTTCTGATTAAAGAAAAGGCGacaagtttgaaaaataaaataaaataaaaaaggtttattttattttatttatttattaaaaagataattggGATTGTGAAAGAGTGATTTGAAGTACTTTGAGTTTTGTCAAATGGCACATCTCGTGAAGGTGTGTTTGGTTGAAACATTGGAAATGACCTTAATTAAACAAATGAGGAACAAGAACAAAAACCCAtgtaatataaaacattattaacAAAGTGAAAGACAAAGCAACACTAACCCACTATGCTCCATGTCCCCTTTCTAAGAAAGAGACGTGTGAATAAACTAACCCACTTTCACTCCTATTTGGTCTCTTTTTCGCATAGAATCACACATCCTTTTCATGTGGGGTAACCCACCTTTTCTCTCCCACCACCTTCTCCAATGATATT encodes the following:
- the LOC114168414 gene encoding probable BOI-related E3 ubiquitin-protein ligase 3, with the protein product MAVEAPHFNISHPQQLIPNRETLTNPMDATIMNMYATQTGLGLGNHSMLPLSGTTTASETFFPPPHFSSLLHKPAVLESDNSTLSHNNVVPVSRKRSRDSIHDNNFPFHSYPQKKTDSFSFLGEDISSHIHRQQLDLDALVSQHMEKVRMELEEKRKRQARRLMESIEVEMAKRLRAKEEEILKIEKLNWVLEEKVRSLSIENQLWRDLAQTNEATANALRTNLEQVLAQVAAPPHTADEDAESCCGSSDEGWRTLATGAQDKEKEGCSEVKENIIIVNNNNNNEKNNYNDNEKSGGKRLCRKCEKEESCVLILPCRHLCVCTGCGSSLDSCPVCKSFKNASVHVNMTL